A window from Salvia miltiorrhiza cultivar Shanhuang (shh) chromosome 2, IMPLAD_Smil_shh, whole genome shotgun sequence encodes these proteins:
- the LOC131009829 gene encoding uncharacterized protein LOC131009829 codes for MDMDSHYPSPSYPIAIPSMEAMLLLLVAFELGKELTIGKKCAFLIHVGSAPNSAHKVAVKCCLDLMNSLQHIGRVVDKQTPELVRKNRLQVKASIDVAKLCALLGIAFRGRDESPDSHNREFFLEILKYTASYNEEVASVVLENAPKNALYTSHSIQKDILSVYASKIQKFIRAEIGDEKFCIIVDESQDESKREQMAIILRFVDKDEFVHERFFDIVHVEDTKAATLKNKISGVLSYHNLSIQSIRGQGYDGASNMRGEWNGLQALFLNECPLLKMFDSVIVVLGEIINDKSATSRAVADKAYDVMMSFELVFVLHFLIDLLGRENDLCRMLQCISQDIVNAIDAISNTKEIIQKFRENGWSGLLEKVRRFCEQRDS; via the exons atggatatggatagtcactatccgtccCCGTCGTACCcaattgccatccctagtatGGAGGCAATGCTTTTGTTGTTGGTGGCTTTCGAGCTTGGAAAAGAGTTAACAATTGGAAAAAAATGTGCTTTTCTAATCCATGTAGGAAGTGCTCCCAATTCTGCACATAAAGTAGCTGTGAAATGTTGTCTTGATTTGATGAACTCATTGCAGCACATTGGCAGAGTTGTTGACAAACAAACACCCGAGTTAGTTAGAAAGAATAGATTACAAgtaaaagcttcaattgatgTTGCTAAATTATGTGCTCTTTTGGGTATTGCATTCAGGGGACGCGATGAGAGTCCTGACTCTCATAATcgtgaattttttttagagattTTAAAGTACACAGCTTCTTATAATGAAGAGGTAGCTTCAGTGGTGTTAGAAAATGCTCCTAAAAATGCTTTGTATACTTCTCATTCAATTCAGAAAGATATCTTATCTGTCTATGCAAGCAAAATTCAGAAGTTCATTCGAGCTGAGATTGGTGATGAAAAGTTCTGCATCATAGTAGATGAATCTCAAGATGAATCCAAAAGAGAACAAATGGCTATTATTTTGAGATTTGTTGATAAGGATGAGTTTGTTCATGAAAGATTTTTCGACATAGTTCATGTGGAAGACACCAAGGCAGCAACTCTGAAAAACAAAATAAGTGGAGTTCTTTCTTATCATAATCTCAGCATTCAAAGTATTCGAGGACAGGGATACGATGGTGCTAGTAACATGAGAGGAGAATGGAATGGTTTGCAGGCTCTATTTTTGAATGAGTGCCC CTTACTTAAGATGTTTGATTCTGTTATTGTGGTACTTGGTGAGATCATAAATGATAAAAGTGCTACTTCTAGAGCTGTAGCTGATAAAGCTTATGATGTGATGATGTCCTTTGAATTAGTATTTGTCTTGCATTTTCTTATTGATTTATTGGGAAGAGAAAATGATCTTTGTAGAATGTTGCAGTGCATATCCCAAGATATTGTTAATGCAATCGATGCAATATCGAATACAAAAGAGATCATCCAAAAATTCCGAGAAAATGGTTGGAGTGGGTTACTAGAAAAGGTGAGGAGGTTTTGTGAGCAGCGAGATTCCTGA